CAGGCCGGCATTGGCACTGGCATGCCGGCGGGCCGAGTCGCCCGAGGCGAGGCCGACCGCCAGGAACACCGCCAAGGCCAGGCCGCCGAAGCCGAGCCCGATGCGGGTGCGTGTGCTCAGGCCGGCGCGGGGCGCGAGCCAGAGGCGGAACCGGCGGGAGGGCACGGATCGGGGAGAGGCCATGTCGAGCGGCCCACTGTACCCAAATCGGCGCTCGCGGTGTGCCGCGCCACAGGCACCCGCACAGCCAGCCGGGCCGTCGCGGTCAGCCGCGCAGGAAGGCGTCGTAGCCGGTCTTGAGGATCAGCAGCGAGACGACGGCAATGAACATGCCGCGCACGAAGCCCGCGCCGTGCTTCAGCGCGAGCCGGGTGCCGAACAGGCTGCCGACGATGTTGGCCACTGCCATCGCCAGCGCGTACTTCCACCAGATGTGGCCCTTGGCGATGAACAGCGCCAGTGCCGACAGGTTGGTGGCGGTGTTCAGCAGCTTGGCGCTGGCCGAGGCATGCAGGAAGTCGTAGCCCAGCACGCGCACGAACAGGAAGACGAAGAAGCTGCCGGTGCCGGGGCCGAAGAAGCCGTCGTAGAACCCCACCAGCAGGCCGATCAGCGAGGCCACCAGGCCTTCCTGGCGGCCGCCGTAGCGACGCTGGTGATCGCGCCCGAGGTCTTTCTTGGCCAGCGTGTACAGCAGCACCGCCAGCAGGATCAGCGGCAGGGCCCGGCGCAGTCCGCTCGGGTCGACCAGCGTGACGCTCCACGCGCCGAGCGCCGCGCCCACCAGCGCGGCCAGGGCGGCCGGCAGCAAGGCCGACCAGACCATCTCGACCCGCTTGGCGTACTGCAGCGTGGCCCAGGCCGTGCCCCACACCGCAGCCCCCTTGTTGGTGCCGAACAGCGTGGCCGGCGGTGCGCTGGGGAAGACGCCGAACAGCGCCG
This genomic stretch from Eleftheria terrae harbors:
- a CDS encoding sulfite exporter TauE/SafE family protein, with protein sequence MFELAVATLASLFAGFVDAIVGGGGLILVPALFGVFPSAPPATLFGTNKGAAVWGTAWATLQYAKRVEMVWSALLPAALAALVGAALGAWSVTLVDPSGLRRALPLILLAVLLYTLAKKDLGRDHQRRYGGRQEGLVASLIGLLVGFYDGFFGPGTGSFFVFLFVRVLGYDFLHASASAKLLNTATNLSALALFIAKGHIWWKYALAMAVANIVGSLFGTRLALKHGAGFVRGMFIAVVSLLILKTGYDAFLRG